Genomic segment of Deltaproteobacteria bacterium:
CCCCACGTTTATGAACATCCCTGGGGAAAACTTCAATGGAGTTTATTCAGCCAACGAATACCTAACCCGCTCCAACCTGATGAAGGCTTATCTCTTTCCCCGGTATGATACCCCCATTGCCAAAGGCAAAAAGGTGGCGGTCTTGGGCGGAGGAAATGTAGCCATGGACTCGGCGCGCACGGCCCTTCGCCTGGGAGCTGATGACGTTTACATTGTTTACCGGCGTTCGAAGAAGGAACTTCCCGCTCGAATCGAGGAAGTACACCATGCCGAAGAAGAGGGCGTCCAGTTCCATTTCTTAACTTTGCCCGTCGAGATTTTGGGTAACGAAGATGGTTGGGTATGCGGAATGAAGTGTCAACGCATGGAATTGGGAGAACCCGATGAATCCGGCCGCCGCCGGCCCATCCCGGTTCCCGGCTCAGAATTTACCTTAGAGGTGGACATGGTGGTTGTGGCCATCGGCACGGGAGCCAATCCCTTGGTCCCGTCGACCACTCCGGATCTGCAGACCAACAAATGGGGTTATATCGTCGCCGATCCCGAGACCGGAACCACGAGCAAGAAAGGGGTCTACGCCGGGGGAGATATCGTTACCGGCTCAGCCACGGTCATTCTGGCCATGGGGGCCGGGCGCAAGGCTGCCGAAGCCATTCATAAATACCTGACAGAATGAATCCGCAGAGCGCCGAGCGCTAAGCACATAGCGTACTCAGCAAGTAGAAAAAAGAATTGACAATCGTTTACCAAGGTGTGAAGATGAATAAGCATTCAGCAAGCAGCGCTCAGCAACCAGCAAATTAATCAAATTGCATTTTTTAAGGCATTCTTATTGGCTGAAAGCTGACAGCTTTTTTTAAAGGAGGATGTAAAAAAACTTTTAGACATAGCGCAAGCCGGGAAGGGAAGGTGGTATAAGACCATCGCTGCCCCGCAACTGTGATCGGAACGAAACCCACATGAAAGAAGTGATGAGTGTCCGTGTTTAGTGTCAGTGCAGCCGTAAGATTTTTTTTTACTAATCACTGACACTTACACTAATCACTTCCTTCGGCCACTGGACATTGTCCGGGAAGGCGTGGGGAGTTCGCCATAGGACAGGCGGACAAGTAGGAAGCCGTAAGCCAGGAAACCTGCCCGACTTGATTAACATTCTCGACCCTTCCGAGGGGAAGGCGGGCATAGCATATTGAAACCCCAATTTCTCCCCAGGAAGTTGGGGTTTTTATTTTTCAGCCACAGAGAACACCAGGAAAGATAAAAATTCGAAATTCGAATATCGAAATTCGAAACAATATCGAATGTACAAAATTCTAAACCCAATACAAGGATTGTTAAAAGGTTTTGATCATTCGAATTTTGAATTTGTTTAGGATTTCGGATTTCGTGCTTCGGAATTTCCTTTTGCTCTAAAAAAGTGAGAAGCAAATATTTTTAATGGCTATGATAAAGAAGATCATTTTTATTACGGGTGGGGCACGGAGCGGGAAAAGCCAATACGCTCAGGAACTGGCCTCAAAATTCCCCGGACCTAAAATCTACTTGGCCACGGCCCAGCCCCTGGATGAAGAGATGGCGGAGAGGATCCTTCGGCATAAAAAAAGTCGGCCCGGAGACTGGCAGACCCTTGAAGAGCCGTTCCGGGTGGCTGAGGCGATCAGGAAAAACGGAGATCATTCCAGCCTTATTCTTCTCGATTGCCTTACCCTCTGGATCTCCAACCTCATGATGGCAGATTGGAGTGAAGAGAAGATCCTTGCGGAAGCGGATCGGTTGCTGCAGGCCTGCCAGGTTGTGAAGTGTTCTCTGGTCATCGTTGGCAATGAGGTGGGGATGGGCATCGTTCCCGATAACCCCCAAGCCAGAATTTTTCGCGACCTGAGCGGACTGATTCAGCAGAAAATAGCCCGGAAAGCGGATGAGGTTTATTTTATGGTTTGCGGACTTCCCCAGAAAATAAAAGGACCGTCGTCGTAAAAAAGACGCATAGCGCATAGCGCAGAGGGCATAGCTTATATAGCATAGGGCATGGAGCAAAGCGTATAGCGAATGAGGATAAAAGATGGGTGAAGAATTGGAAAGAGAATTTAAAGAGAGAATCGCGTCGATTCGGCCATTAAAAGAGGAATTTTTCTC
This window contains:
- the cobU gene encoding bifunctional adenosylcobinamide kinase/adenosylcobinamide-phosphate guanylyltransferase, which encodes MAMIKKIIFITGGARSGKSQYAQELASKFPGPKIYLATAQPLDEEMAERILRHKKSRPGDWQTLEEPFRVAEAIRKNGDHSSLILLDCLTLWISNLMMADWSEEKILAEADRLLQACQVVKCSLVIVGNEVGMGIVPDNPQARIFRDLSGLIQQKIARKADEVYFMVCGLPQKIKGPSS